ATGTCACTTTACTTATATTAACTTGTTTGGCACCATCACCAATTGAGATGCAATCGTCCCCGGTTCCTATGTTTGAATCTGTGATGACTACTCCAGTGGAATGTCCAATGTGAATACCATCAGTGTTGGGACTGTCCCCAGGTGCTGTGATTGTGAAGTGTTGGAATGTTATATTGTTGCATCCAAAAAGATTCACGTGAAACAGTTTGCTGTTCAAAGAAGTTAGGTCGCGGATGACAGTATTGTTGACGAAATTCAAGCTCAAAGTCTGCAATTTCAAGTTTAAAAAATGACAATCAGATTATTAATTTCACTGGTGTATCATTGGCAAAACATTCATAGGTGTGTAATCAATGTTGTAAAAGTTGGCTCACATTTGGAAGTTTGCTGCATTCGGTTTTTACACGACATTCATTTTGGGTCCAAGCTTTGGCTCCTTGGCCATCCAAGGTACCACCTCCGGAGAGTGTCAATTGGTCAACGTACATAATTGTCATCCATTCATTATCCTTGCTTATTTGTGCAGGATCTTCAGGAGCTTTGATGGTGCCTTGTATTTGAATCTCAACGGGTGCTTTGCAAGGACCTACAAGGCTCGCTTCTTTTAATAAAAATGTGCCCTTTGGAATCAAAATTGTAGATGCTGTTGTAGAATTACATGTTTGTTTCCAAGCATCCGCCAAAACCTGCAACAATGGCAAATCTTTTAGAGCCCAATTGTTTATTTCATGGGGACAATGCTTTCGACAAATCACGaacttttcttcaaattttggtgAATTGATCAATCAACCAACTTGATTTCAATGCGTGTAGCTTTGGCATTAAGATTAAGATTAATTACCTGGCTCATATCAGCACTGCCATCAGGTTTTGCGCCAAGTTGAGTGACATCAATAGGTCCAGTTTGGGCCTGGACAATGCATGTAAAGAACAGCCATGAACACAACAATGTGATGCCAAATGCTCCTGCCATCTTTTgctattctttttttcttcttttttcttccccACTATTTGCATTTGTTTTCTCTGAATAGTGTAATCTAAACTACATTTGTTGCCTTTTTATAGTCGTGATAAGGAATTTAACACCGTTAATTATCAAAATTTATGTTTGTGGTTCCTAAGAGACTCGAGTGTTGTGGTGCAGTTGTGGCTACGACTTCAGTTACCTTTCTTCCCTTTCTCCATCCAACCACCTCTCCCTTCCTGATCTCCCAATTTGGTCATAACGTCAACCTTATATTAACTAAAAATGGTTCATCAATCTAGCGGATATAGGATGGATTTTTCCAATGCGGGTGGATCTCCTGATGGTCAATGGTTTGCAACTTTGAAAGTCTTTCAAAATCTTTGGAGCTTATAGTTCTCCACAGTAAAGTGATTAACAATGAGCTAAACTAATAGAATTATTGTATTAATAGGATtccaaaattatcaaaattgaGCTGCTTGGAATGTATTAATAGGATTTcaaaattatccaaattgagCTACTTGGAATCAGATTCTTTGAAAGAGATGATGTTTTATTTTAGAAATGATAGATATTGGCCTACGCACATATACTTTTGCAAATGGCTATTTCTCTATGGTCCTTTAAGGTTTGTCATAAAATGAAGACATCCCTTGTAGTAATTTTGAAGAGTTACAATGACCTCCCTATTAAAGATTGTGAagtttttttccctttattttgATATTTGCCTATACTTAATTCAACTGTGAGGATAATATCTAGATTAGATCTTTAAAATTTCACAAGGACAATTTGGGTATTTGCAGTATATATACTTTATGCTATTATTACCTCAAAGCTAAAATGCTTATATATGAGCATGTTAAAATTGAAGAGTGATAAACTCGTAAAACTAGAGGTAGCGTTTTGCTTACATTGACAAACTTCAAGAAAGGCTGGTGTAATATAACCTTTCGTGAATCACAATTGGTGGACGAGACCGCTGTACAGTACAAATACACAAAGAATCAAGTTTCAAGATAACTATGTCATATAAAATGTGATTTAATAGTTTctctttttagtttttgttaAAGTAAATATGTCAATATGACATATAATTTTCTTGTATCAATAACGTTTAGTTAGGACCAATTATAGATCTTTCCTTTTGTAAAAGTTAGTCTAGATTCAATGTATGTTAGTTTATAGACCCATATATAGGGACATCTCATTGTATTATGATTAAAAGAAATATATcacaattttttcattttagttttctaacatggtatcagagctctagGTTCAAAATCTAGAGTCTCTTGATCCTTCATATTTCTCTCTTTTTAAAACTCACTGTTGTCTCTTTCATTCTAATCATTTTTTGGTTAGtttctgtgacgccccacatctccctaaggcggaccaaagggtatccgtggacgcctgcccagctctcgccaggactcaagcaattccgtTCAAATTAAAACCGAACTAAACATTTCGAAGAGAGCAACATGAATACAAAtagtgcggaagcgttcaagcttaacaagtcacttaacaTGTAACCATTACATCGATAATCATaatacgacttaaattcaaaatacacgTCAGGGCCCAATTTTTTTACATTTCAATTCCCAAAAgttcaacccaaaccagggcctagccAAAGAAATATAGTAGGAACCTtaaacaaaagtacaacgaAGGGTTTCTCCATACTTCTCCGAGATttggtcctgttaaggaaaaacaaatctacagggtgagcaaaacgctcgtgaggccaagaacaaaCACATGCAGCACCCATTGTCttcaaataacaatctcaattttACAATCAAGCAATAATTTGCAATAATTAACAATTCCGAGCGGGAAAAAtaaaccagaaacaattcaaggcatatagtagctctcaggagctgaGTTCCACTTGCACGAGCAATAACTCACgaatgacactccgtcaatcgtgGTAGATAAGTCCgttagaactccacttaacctgtcccctttcaccttacatacccctgtatcagCGCCCGGCCTGTCATTAGTTTGTGGCCGATACTATTCGGAGTAAGCCAAGCCCAAGACCCTTCTCATTAGGTACAAAGCTTATATATTCTTCATTGGTTTGCCCAGCGTTCCCGACCCCAAGGCCCATTTGCcgctcgagtcccaaggtcggccaTGAGATTTGGGGCGTCCCCCTGTGCCTTGgttggtcgaggagattcactctcCAACGGACGTATGCAAGCTAGCATAccatacatttcattcattcaatgcatttcataTCATTAATTCAATGAcatttaatcattaaaatttcatttctaatgagaacgagtgtgataaagtacacactcgactccactttcaagatttccaatcattaataacaattaaacatgtaacaagtttacatacacctgacactcaccaagtattaaGTGTGAGTAAGGTCAagggaagttcaagcgtccaccggggAATCCtgttgaaggtcctcgtgtgtgcctgagcaaataatagtgaattcaTCATTCACATCCCaaatatcgaggaataattcgttcactagCATTAATCGAGGGAattccgtgaaaatgaacctcaattgctcgtaaatcgaggttcgagtggggtttgataacgttcaaaagtatttaagtctttatctaggaaatcggggataaaacgtttagataatatcaaaagaataaagagttttttgaaaaactctatttccttgaaattggaaaattttagttttattatgaatctttgaaaaatcgtaactcactcggcacaagtcgagaattggaaaactttataccgttggaaacctcttagaaagtactataagttcttagaagacatttttccacgaatcgaagtggaaagtgctcaaaaatgagcttgaaggtacagacTTGGTTTTCAAGGCCGAATTAaattggatttcggccaactttgaaaattcggcacgattcacacgttgcaaaccggcctctgaaatttgtaaatcaattagagttgcaagtgaggtttatagaaaaacaagcggatcaagaatcggagtttcgagtaccgagatacggtagctcaaagttggggaaaattcaagactggagaagaatttccagatttgaatctccaacactagaaatttaactaggtatcgaaacgaacttggattggtgccaaaattggcagtattttactcctatatggaaagtatctctctatcaaatttcagggaaaaataccctcgggaaggtagttaactaatcatccaaagttccggaaaatttctaaggcaatctgccttttgaCTTACATTTTCccaattcaaatcgtttaaccaagaaagctatccaaccatggttcatttgtgaaataaaagtctaagatacatccatgatacctttggtgaTGGTTTAGCATAAAAAATTCAATTAATAAGATCACTCCCGGGTTTTGTCCCAAACCAGTCCAAAtattacgtttttccaaaacagggcagtcatATTGTTTTCGTCACAACTCtgtcaatttaactcggaattgagcatggtttatggcgttggaaaatacattcataggaataaaagttcacagaaggaaacgttctgaaatttggcaagcaaccagctcaaaattgagcctcaagttgctgcctctacaaaccattccagcagatccgagagacaggacagctatcttaaaacgaaTGGTTCAGATCCTACACATGGAATCAGAATacgtaatttataccgttggaaaggtatagatgtctagtttcgaataccactgacggcactcaatttcgacgtcggaggacaaagttatggtcaaaatgctaccgctggacagggttatccgaaaataattttccagcttgcctagttcacgaataaattcatttgcccatctaaacgttaatgttttccaatgaaaatttttacacatataaCATAACATATAATCATCAGGGTCacgccaataaatcaccaaaaattggccttatcatggccgaacaaaacaggggcagtttcGGAAATTTCTTGCCATAACCtcaactttgagtttccaacaataatactccataaatccatcattttaactactaaactaccattaaatccaacattaatcctctaatcagcaacaacccaaatGTGGGAATT
This portion of the Coffea eugenioides isolate CCC68of chromosome 11, Ceug_1.0, whole genome shotgun sequence genome encodes:
- the LOC113751879 gene encoding polygalacturonase-like, whose amino-acid sequence is MAGAFGITLLCSWLFFTCIVQAQTGPIDVTQLGAKPDGSADMSQVLADAWKQTCNSTTASTILIPKGTFLLKEASLVGPCKAPVEIQIQGTIKAPEDPAQISKDNEWMTIMYVDQLTLSGGGTLDGQGAKAWTQNECRVKTECSKLPNTLSLNFVNNTVIRDLTSLNSKLFHVNLFGCNNITFQHFTITAPGDSPNTDGIHIGHSTGVVITDSNIGTGDDCISIGDGAKQVNISKVTCGPGHGISVGSLGRYDNELPVEGIFVTDCTISGTLNGVRVKSWPAAKSGSATNMHFEGIIMQNVSNPVIIDQEYCPNNQCTNTAPSSVKIAQVSFKNITGTSATPAVVTLLCSKSIPCDGVEIADIDLAYNGNQGNVSSNCANVKPALSGKLNPPICANATIPAQAA